A stretch of Labrus mixtus chromosome 7, fLabMix1.1, whole genome shotgun sequence DNA encodes these proteins:
- the cish gene encoding cytokine-inducible SH2-containing protein, translating into MILCVPGPRAPLPPAPSTEAQRGMRAGTVPSTSCLQSTPPLWDPTKDLRAIASNFCYLENSGWYWGAVTASQAHAALQEASEGAFLVRDSSHPLYMLTLSVRTARGPTSIRIQYSGAQFLLDSSSPARPSLSSFPNVPSLVQHYMGPQRKVEERKVEEQAPSKTSQQTIQDTSVVLKLKRAVYKPQGLPSLQHLTRLVINRHSDCHEQLPLPRPLLRYIQDYPFKV; encoded by the exons ATGATCCTGTGTGTACCAGG ACCTAGAGCTCCTCTGCCCCCTGCTCCGTCCACTGAAGCCCAGCGGGGCATGCGGGCAGGAACGGTACCTTCAACCTCATGCCTTCAAAGCACCCCTCCACTCTGGGACCCGACAAAGGACCTCAGGGCTATCGCCAGCAACTTCTGCTATCTGGAAAATTCAG gatggTACTGGGGAGCAGTTACAGCGTCTCAGGCACACGCTGCACTTCAGGAGGCATCCGAAGGAGCTTTTTTGGTACGGGACAGCAGCCACCCTCTGTACATGCTCACCCTTTCAGTCAGGACTGCACGCGGCCCCACCAGTATACGGATACAGTACAGTGGTGCACAGTTTCTCCTGGACTCAAGCTCCCCGGCTCGTCCCAGCCTGTCATCATTCCCCAATGTGCCCAGCCTGGTGCAACACTACATGGGACCCCAGAGGAAagtagaggagaggaaggtTGAGGAGCAGGCTCCTTCAAAAACCTCTCAGCAGACAATTCAGGACACATCGGTGGTGTTAAAACTCAAGCGGGCTGTGTACAAGCCCCAAGGTCTCCCGTCATTACAGCACCTCACCCGCCTCGTCATTAACAGACACTCAGACTGCCACGAACAGCTACCACTCCCAAGGCCTCTGCTGCGTTACATACAGGACTATCCCTTCAAGGTATGA